A genome region from Anolis carolinensis isolate JA03-04 chromosome 6, rAnoCar3.1.pri, whole genome shotgun sequence includes the following:
- the vps25 gene encoding vacuolar protein-sorting-associated protein 25 translates to MMSFEWPWQYSFPPFFTLQPNVDTRQKQLTAWCSLALSYCRVNKLYTMTVAEAQESPLFNNWKLQRKLSLESILVVLEELRKKGNLEWLDKNKSSFLIMWRRPEEWGKLIYQWVSKNGLTNSVFTLYELSNGEDTENEEFHGLEESMLLRALQALQQEHKAEIITLDDGRGVKFF, encoded by the exons ATGATGAGCTTCGAGTGGCCCTGGCAGTACAGTTTCCCGCCTTTCTTCAC GTTACAGCCCAATGTGGACACAAGGCAGAAACAGCTGACTGCTTGGTGTTCCTTAGCACTGTCTTACTGCCGTGTCAACAAACTCTACACCATGACAGTCGCAGAGGCCCAGGAGAGCCCTTTGTTCAACAATTGGAAACTGCAGC GAAAACTCTCGTTGGAATCCATCCTTGTTGTATTAGAGGAACTCAGGAAAAAAG GCAATCTTGAATGGCTTGACAAGAACAAATCTAGCTTTCTGATCATGTGGAGACGTCCTGAAGAATGGGGAAAACTTATCTATCAGTGG GTATCAAAGAATGGACTTACCAACTCAGTTTTCACACTATATGAACTATCCAATGGAGAGGACACAGAGAATGAAG AGTTCCATGGTTTGGAGGAATCAATGCTTCTCCGTGCTCTGCAAGCGTTACAGCAGGAACACAAAGCTGAAATCATCACCCTGGATGATGGACGAGGTGTCAAGTTCTTCTAA